The Mercurialis annua linkage group LG8, ddMerAnnu1.2, whole genome shotgun sequence genome window below encodes:
- the LOC126660906 gene encoding sterol 3-beta-glucosyltransferase UGT80B1 isoform X2 produces MEKRKAVALFMAFGTKGDVYPIAAIAAAFACDQKQYRVVLITHSAHESLRSHLESGHVTYLPIESPPVLSVYENDDSAGFHELEFLHQKRIITTEHRQECHSAVEGIFGSSPSMKEDFMVINFFALEGWSLAELNRVRCVVAAPYVIPYSAPSSFECHFRKEFPVLYEYLQQASADKVCWKDVIHWMWPLFAENSGLWRSDDLNLSACPLTDPVTGLPTWHNWPPSPLLLYGFSKEIVECPDYWPSNVRVCGFWFLPTEWQFSCKKCGEISAHYSPGSTRTKEEICAAHVKLESFLKSSVLPPVFIGLSSIGSMGFLKHPQAFLWVIQTVMEITDFKFILFTSGYEPLDDAVKVIATKTSSADQGLTYNEEGICLFDGRLFCFPGSPNQYDTIQLAISKMSGCNTSWGQVVCPFMLDQFYWAEKMYWLGVAPKPVKTNHLAPDKSDAMSVRFAANVLSKAIYDAISPKVKARASEIAQRISREDGVMEAVKILKQEMGCSSDSSE; encoded by the exons ATGGAGAAAAGGAAAGCAGTAGCTTTGTTCATGGCTTTTGGAACCAAAGGAGATGTCTACCCAATTGCC GCCATTGCTGCAGCTTTTGCCTGTGACCAGAAACAATACCGTGTAGTTCTTATAACACATTCAGCTCATGAG AGCTTAAGGTCTCACTTGGAGAGCGGACATGTTACGTATCTTCCTATCGAATCACCACCTGTTCTTTCTGTTTATGAGAATGATGATTCCGCAG GATTTCATGAATTGGAATTTTTACATCAGAAAAGAATTATTACGACAGAGCATAGGCAAGAGTGCCATTCTGCAGTGGAAGGAATTTTTGGATCTAGCCCGAGCATGAAGGAGGATTTTATGGTCATTAACTTCTTTGCATTG GAAGGCTGGAGCCTTGCAGAACTTAATCGTGTTCGTTGTGTTGTTGCTGCTCCTTATGTTATTCCATACAG TGCACCTTCATCATTTGAGTGTCACTTCAGAAAAGAGTTTCCCGTTCTTTATGAATATCTGCAACAAGCATCCGCTGACAAG GTTTGCTGGAAAGACGTGATTCACTGGATGTGGCCGCTTTTTGCTGAAAATTCAGGATTATGGAGAAGCGATGATTTAAATCTGAGTGCCTGCCCTCTTACT GACCCAGTAACAGGTCTTCCCACTTGGCATAATTGGCCACCATCTCCACTACTCTT GTATGGGTTTAGCAAGGAAATTGTTGAATGTCCGG ATTATTGGCCATCAAATGTTCGAGTTTGCGGGTTTTGGTTCCTCCCAACTGAATGGCAGTTTTCATGTAAAAAGTGTGGAGAAATTTCAGCACACTATTCTCCTGGGAGTACTAGAACAAAAGAAGAAATATGTGCCGCTCATGTAAAATTAGAATCTTTTTTGAAGTCATCAGTGCTGCCGCCTGTTTTCATAGGGCTAAGTTCTATCGGAAG TATGGGCTTTTTAAAGCACCCGCAAGCATTCCTTTGGGTTATTCAGACTGTAATGGAGATCACAGATTTcaaatttatcctttttacTTCCGGATATGAACCTTTAGATGATGCTGTCAAAGTGATTGCTACCAAAACTTCCTCTGCGGATCAAGGGCTGACGTACAATGAGGAGGGGATCTGTCTCTTTGATGGTCGCCTCTTCTGCTTTCCTGG TTCTCCAAACCAGTATGATACCATACAGTTGGCTATTTCCAAGATGTCTGGCTGCAATACATCATGGGGGCAG GTAGTATGTCCATTTATGCTGGACCAGTTCTATTGGGCTGAGAAGATGTATTGGCTGGGAGTTGCACCAAAACCTGTTAAAACAAACCATTTGGCTCCAGATAAATCTGACGCAATGAGCGTCAGGTTTGCTGCAAATGTTCTATCAAAGGCCATATATGATGCAATATCTCCTAAAGTTAAAGCACGAGCCTCAGAAATTGCTCAAAGAATCTCTCGCGAG GATGGAGTCATGGAAGCTGTAAAGATACTTAAGCAGGAGATGGGCTGTTCTAGCGATTCTTCAGAGTAA
- the LOC126660906 gene encoding sterol 3-beta-glucosyltransferase UGT80B1 isoform X1 translates to MEKRKAVALFMAFGTKGDVYPIAAIAAAFACDQKQYRVVLITHSAHESLRSHLESGHVTYLPIESPPVLSVYENDDSAGFHELEFLHQKRIITTEHRQECHSAVEGIFGSSPSMKEDFMVINFFALEGWSLAELNRVRCVVAAPYVIPYSAPSSFECHFRKEFPVLYEYLQQASADKVCWKDVIHWMWPLFAENSGLWRSDDLNLSACPLTDPVTGLPTWHNWPPSPLLLYGFSKEIVECPDYWPSNVRVCGFWFLPTEWQFSCKKCGEISAHYSPGSTRTKEEICAAHVKLESFLKSSVLPPVFIGLSSIGSMGFLKHPQAFLWVIQTVMEITDFKFILFTSGYEPLDDAVKVIATKTSSADQGLTYNEEGICLFDGRLFCFPGMIPYSWLFPRCLAAIHHGGSGSTAAALYAGIPQVVCPFMLDQFYWAEKMYWLGVAPKPVKTNHLAPDKSDAMSVRFAANVLSKAIYDAISPKVKARASEIAQRISREDGVMEAVKILKQEMGCSSDSSE, encoded by the exons ATGGAGAAAAGGAAAGCAGTAGCTTTGTTCATGGCTTTTGGAACCAAAGGAGATGTCTACCCAATTGCC GCCATTGCTGCAGCTTTTGCCTGTGACCAGAAACAATACCGTGTAGTTCTTATAACACATTCAGCTCATGAG AGCTTAAGGTCTCACTTGGAGAGCGGACATGTTACGTATCTTCCTATCGAATCACCACCTGTTCTTTCTGTTTATGAGAATGATGATTCCGCAG GATTTCATGAATTGGAATTTTTACATCAGAAAAGAATTATTACGACAGAGCATAGGCAAGAGTGCCATTCTGCAGTGGAAGGAATTTTTGGATCTAGCCCGAGCATGAAGGAGGATTTTATGGTCATTAACTTCTTTGCATTG GAAGGCTGGAGCCTTGCAGAACTTAATCGTGTTCGTTGTGTTGTTGCTGCTCCTTATGTTATTCCATACAG TGCACCTTCATCATTTGAGTGTCACTTCAGAAAAGAGTTTCCCGTTCTTTATGAATATCTGCAACAAGCATCCGCTGACAAG GTTTGCTGGAAAGACGTGATTCACTGGATGTGGCCGCTTTTTGCTGAAAATTCAGGATTATGGAGAAGCGATGATTTAAATCTGAGTGCCTGCCCTCTTACT GACCCAGTAACAGGTCTTCCCACTTGGCATAATTGGCCACCATCTCCACTACTCTT GTATGGGTTTAGCAAGGAAATTGTTGAATGTCCGG ATTATTGGCCATCAAATGTTCGAGTTTGCGGGTTTTGGTTCCTCCCAACTGAATGGCAGTTTTCATGTAAAAAGTGTGGAGAAATTTCAGCACACTATTCTCCTGGGAGTACTAGAACAAAAGAAGAAATATGTGCCGCTCATGTAAAATTAGAATCTTTTTTGAAGTCATCAGTGCTGCCGCCTGTTTTCATAGGGCTAAGTTCTATCGGAAG TATGGGCTTTTTAAAGCACCCGCAAGCATTCCTTTGGGTTATTCAGACTGTAATGGAGATCACAGATTTcaaatttatcctttttacTTCCGGATATGAACCTTTAGATGATGCTGTCAAAGTGATTGCTACCAAAACTTCCTCTGCGGATCAAGGGCTGACGTACAATGAGGAGGGGATCTGTCTCTTTGATGGTCGCCTCTTCTGCTTTCCTGG TATGATACCATACAGTTGGCTATTTCCAAGATGTCTGGCTGCAATACATCATGGGGGCAG TGGTTCCACTGCTGCAGCACTATATGCAGGAATCCCTCAG GTAGTATGTCCATTTATGCTGGACCAGTTCTATTGGGCTGAGAAGATGTATTGGCTGGGAGTTGCACCAAAACCTGTTAAAACAAACCATTTGGCTCCAGATAAATCTGACGCAATGAGCGTCAGGTTTGCTGCAAATGTTCTATCAAAGGCCATATATGATGCAATATCTCCTAAAGTTAAAGCACGAGCCTCAGAAATTGCTCAAAGAATCTCTCGCGAG GATGGAGTCATGGAAGCTGTAAAGATACTTAAGCAGGAGATGGGCTGTTCTAGCGATTCTTCAGAGTAA
- the LOC126660906 gene encoding sterol 3-beta-glucosyltransferase isoform X6, with protein sequence MEKRKAVALFMAFGTKGDVYPIAAIAAAFACDQKQYRVVLITHSAHESLRSHLESGHVTYLPIESPPVLSVYENDDSAGFHELEFLHQKRIITTEHRQECHSAVEGIFGSSPSMKEDFMVINFFALEGWSLAELNRVRCVVAAPYVIPYSAPSSFECHFRKEFPVLYEYLQQASADKVCWKDVIHWMWPLFAENSGLWRSDDLNLSACPLTDPVTGLPTWHNWPPSPLLLYGFSKEIVECPDYWPSNVRVCGFWFLPTEWQFSCKKCGEISAHYSPGSTRTKEEICAAHVKLESFLKSSVLPPVFIGLSSIGSMGFLKHPQAFLWVIQTVMEITDFKFILFTSGYEPLDDAVKVIATKTSSADQGLTYNEEGICLFDGRLFCFPGMIPYSWLFPRCLAAIHHGGSTICRNPSGSMSIYAGPVLLG encoded by the exons ATGGAGAAAAGGAAAGCAGTAGCTTTGTTCATGGCTTTTGGAACCAAAGGAGATGTCTACCCAATTGCC GCCATTGCTGCAGCTTTTGCCTGTGACCAGAAACAATACCGTGTAGTTCTTATAACACATTCAGCTCATGAG AGCTTAAGGTCTCACTTGGAGAGCGGACATGTTACGTATCTTCCTATCGAATCACCACCTGTTCTTTCTGTTTATGAGAATGATGATTCCGCAG GATTTCATGAATTGGAATTTTTACATCAGAAAAGAATTATTACGACAGAGCATAGGCAAGAGTGCCATTCTGCAGTGGAAGGAATTTTTGGATCTAGCCCGAGCATGAAGGAGGATTTTATGGTCATTAACTTCTTTGCATTG GAAGGCTGGAGCCTTGCAGAACTTAATCGTGTTCGTTGTGTTGTTGCTGCTCCTTATGTTATTCCATACAG TGCACCTTCATCATTTGAGTGTCACTTCAGAAAAGAGTTTCCCGTTCTTTATGAATATCTGCAACAAGCATCCGCTGACAAG GTTTGCTGGAAAGACGTGATTCACTGGATGTGGCCGCTTTTTGCTGAAAATTCAGGATTATGGAGAAGCGATGATTTAAATCTGAGTGCCTGCCCTCTTACT GACCCAGTAACAGGTCTTCCCACTTGGCATAATTGGCCACCATCTCCACTACTCTT GTATGGGTTTAGCAAGGAAATTGTTGAATGTCCGG ATTATTGGCCATCAAATGTTCGAGTTTGCGGGTTTTGGTTCCTCCCAACTGAATGGCAGTTTTCATGTAAAAAGTGTGGAGAAATTTCAGCACACTATTCTCCTGGGAGTACTAGAACAAAAGAAGAAATATGTGCCGCTCATGTAAAATTAGAATCTTTTTTGAAGTCATCAGTGCTGCCGCCTGTTTTCATAGGGCTAAGTTCTATCGGAAG TATGGGCTTTTTAAAGCACCCGCAAGCATTCCTTTGGGTTATTCAGACTGTAATGGAGATCACAGATTTcaaatttatcctttttacTTCCGGATATGAACCTTTAGATGATGCTGTCAAAGTGATTGCTACCAAAACTTCCTCTGCGGATCAAGGGCTGACGTACAATGAGGAGGGGATCTGTCTCTTTGATGGTCGCCTCTTCTGCTTTCCTGG TATGATACCATACAGTTGGCTATTTCCAAGATGTCTGGCTGCAATACATCATGGGGGCAG CACTATATGCAGGAATCCCTCAG GTAGTATGTCCATTTATGCTGGACCAGTTCTATTGGGCTGA
- the LOC126660906 gene encoding uncharacterized protein LOC126660906 isoform X5 yields the protein MEKRKAVALFMAFGTKGDVYPIAAIAAAFACDQKQYRVVLITHSAHESLRSHLESGHVTYLPIESPPVLSVYENDDSAGFHELEFLHQKRIITTEHRQECHSAVEGIFGSSPSMKEDFMVINFFALEGWSLAELNRVRCVVAAPYVIPYSAPSSFECHFRKEFPVLYEYLQQASADKVCWKDVIHWMWPLFAENSGLWRSDDLNLSACPLTDPVTGLPTWHNWPPSPLLLYGFSKEIVECPDYWPSNVRVCGFWFLPTEWQFSCKKCGEISAHYSPGSTRTKEEICAAHVKLESFLKSSVLPPVFIGLSSIGSMGFLKHPQAFLWVIQTVMEITDFKFILFTSGYEPLDDAVKVIATKTSSADQGLTYNEEGICLFDGRLFCFPGSPNQYDTIQLAISKMSGCNTSWGQWFHCCSTICRNPSGSMSIYAGPVLLG from the exons ATGGAGAAAAGGAAAGCAGTAGCTTTGTTCATGGCTTTTGGAACCAAAGGAGATGTCTACCCAATTGCC GCCATTGCTGCAGCTTTTGCCTGTGACCAGAAACAATACCGTGTAGTTCTTATAACACATTCAGCTCATGAG AGCTTAAGGTCTCACTTGGAGAGCGGACATGTTACGTATCTTCCTATCGAATCACCACCTGTTCTTTCTGTTTATGAGAATGATGATTCCGCAG GATTTCATGAATTGGAATTTTTACATCAGAAAAGAATTATTACGACAGAGCATAGGCAAGAGTGCCATTCTGCAGTGGAAGGAATTTTTGGATCTAGCCCGAGCATGAAGGAGGATTTTATGGTCATTAACTTCTTTGCATTG GAAGGCTGGAGCCTTGCAGAACTTAATCGTGTTCGTTGTGTTGTTGCTGCTCCTTATGTTATTCCATACAG TGCACCTTCATCATTTGAGTGTCACTTCAGAAAAGAGTTTCCCGTTCTTTATGAATATCTGCAACAAGCATCCGCTGACAAG GTTTGCTGGAAAGACGTGATTCACTGGATGTGGCCGCTTTTTGCTGAAAATTCAGGATTATGGAGAAGCGATGATTTAAATCTGAGTGCCTGCCCTCTTACT GACCCAGTAACAGGTCTTCCCACTTGGCATAATTGGCCACCATCTCCACTACTCTT GTATGGGTTTAGCAAGGAAATTGTTGAATGTCCGG ATTATTGGCCATCAAATGTTCGAGTTTGCGGGTTTTGGTTCCTCCCAACTGAATGGCAGTTTTCATGTAAAAAGTGTGGAGAAATTTCAGCACACTATTCTCCTGGGAGTACTAGAACAAAAGAAGAAATATGTGCCGCTCATGTAAAATTAGAATCTTTTTTGAAGTCATCAGTGCTGCCGCCTGTTTTCATAGGGCTAAGTTCTATCGGAAG TATGGGCTTTTTAAAGCACCCGCAAGCATTCCTTTGGGTTATTCAGACTGTAATGGAGATCACAGATTTcaaatttatcctttttacTTCCGGATATGAACCTTTAGATGATGCTGTCAAAGTGATTGCTACCAAAACTTCCTCTGCGGATCAAGGGCTGACGTACAATGAGGAGGGGATCTGTCTCTTTGATGGTCGCCTCTTCTGCTTTCCTGG TTCTCCAAACCAGTATGATACCATACAGTTGGCTATTTCCAAGATGTCTGGCTGCAATACATCATGGGGGCAG TGGTTCCACTGCTGCAGCACTATATGCAGGAATCCCTCAG GTAGTATGTCCATTTATGCTGGACCAGTTCTATTGGGCTGA
- the LOC126660906 gene encoding uncharacterized protein LOC126660906 isoform X3 — MEKRKAVALFMAFGTKGDVYPIAAIAAAFACDQKQYRVVLITHSAHESLRSHLESGHVTYLPIESPPVLSVYENDDSAGFHELEFLHQKRIITTEHRQECHSAVEGIFGSSPSMKEDFMVINFFALEGWSLAELNRVRCVVAAPYVIPYSAPSSFECHFRKEFPVLYEYLQQASADKVCWKDVIHWMWPLFAENSGLWRSDDLNLSACPLTDPVTGLPTWHNWPPSPLLLYGFSKEIVECPDYWPSNVRVCGFWFLPTEWQFSCKKCGEISAHYSPGSTRTKEEICAAHVKLESFLKSSVLPPVFIGLSSIGSMGFLKHPQAFLWVIQTVMEITDFKFILFTSGYEPLDDAVKVIATKTSSADQGLTYNEEGICLFDGRLFCFPGSPNQYDTIQLAISKMSGCNTSWGQHYMQESLRFVAKLDFPRLTHPLIASLITKCW, encoded by the exons ATGGAGAAAAGGAAAGCAGTAGCTTTGTTCATGGCTTTTGGAACCAAAGGAGATGTCTACCCAATTGCC GCCATTGCTGCAGCTTTTGCCTGTGACCAGAAACAATACCGTGTAGTTCTTATAACACATTCAGCTCATGAG AGCTTAAGGTCTCACTTGGAGAGCGGACATGTTACGTATCTTCCTATCGAATCACCACCTGTTCTTTCTGTTTATGAGAATGATGATTCCGCAG GATTTCATGAATTGGAATTTTTACATCAGAAAAGAATTATTACGACAGAGCATAGGCAAGAGTGCCATTCTGCAGTGGAAGGAATTTTTGGATCTAGCCCGAGCATGAAGGAGGATTTTATGGTCATTAACTTCTTTGCATTG GAAGGCTGGAGCCTTGCAGAACTTAATCGTGTTCGTTGTGTTGTTGCTGCTCCTTATGTTATTCCATACAG TGCACCTTCATCATTTGAGTGTCACTTCAGAAAAGAGTTTCCCGTTCTTTATGAATATCTGCAACAAGCATCCGCTGACAAG GTTTGCTGGAAAGACGTGATTCACTGGATGTGGCCGCTTTTTGCTGAAAATTCAGGATTATGGAGAAGCGATGATTTAAATCTGAGTGCCTGCCCTCTTACT GACCCAGTAACAGGTCTTCCCACTTGGCATAATTGGCCACCATCTCCACTACTCTT GTATGGGTTTAGCAAGGAAATTGTTGAATGTCCGG ATTATTGGCCATCAAATGTTCGAGTTTGCGGGTTTTGGTTCCTCCCAACTGAATGGCAGTTTTCATGTAAAAAGTGTGGAGAAATTTCAGCACACTATTCTCCTGGGAGTACTAGAACAAAAGAAGAAATATGTGCCGCTCATGTAAAATTAGAATCTTTTTTGAAGTCATCAGTGCTGCCGCCTGTTTTCATAGGGCTAAGTTCTATCGGAAG TATGGGCTTTTTAAAGCACCCGCAAGCATTCCTTTGGGTTATTCAGACTGTAATGGAGATCACAGATTTcaaatttatcctttttacTTCCGGATATGAACCTTTAGATGATGCTGTCAAAGTGATTGCTACCAAAACTTCCTCTGCGGATCAAGGGCTGACGTACAATGAGGAGGGGATCTGTCTCTTTGATGGTCGCCTCTTCTGCTTTCCTGG TTCTCCAAACCAGTATGATACCATACAGTTGGCTATTTCCAAGATGTCTGGCTGCAATACATCATGGGGGCAG CACTATATGCAGGAATCCCTCAGGTTTGTGGCAAAACTAGACTTCCCTCGACTGACACACCCCTTGATTGCATCCTTAATAACTAAATGCTG GTAG
- the LOC126660906 gene encoding uncharacterized protein LOC126660906 isoform X7, whose protein sequence is MEKRKAVALFMAFGTKGDVYPIAAIAAAFACDQKQYRVVLITHSAHESLRSHLESGHVTYLPIESPPVLSVYENDDSAGFHELEFLHQKRIITTEHRQECHSAVEGIFGSSPSMKEDFMVINFFALEGWSLAELNRVRCVVAAPYVIPYSAPSSFECHFRKEFPVLYEYLQQASADKVCWKDVIHWMWPLFAENSGLWRSDDLNLSACPLTDPVTGLPTWHNWPPSPLLLYGFSKEIVECPDYWPSNVRVCGFWFLPTEWQFSCKKCGEISAHYSPGSTRTKEEICAAHVKLESFLKSSVLPPVFIGLSSIGSMGFLKHPQAFLWVIQTVMEITDFKFILFTSGYEPLDDAVKVIATKTSSADQGLTYNEEGICLFDGRLFCFPGSPNQYDTIQLAISKMSGCNTSWGQHYMQESLR, encoded by the exons ATGGAGAAAAGGAAAGCAGTAGCTTTGTTCATGGCTTTTGGAACCAAAGGAGATGTCTACCCAATTGCC GCCATTGCTGCAGCTTTTGCCTGTGACCAGAAACAATACCGTGTAGTTCTTATAACACATTCAGCTCATGAG AGCTTAAGGTCTCACTTGGAGAGCGGACATGTTACGTATCTTCCTATCGAATCACCACCTGTTCTTTCTGTTTATGAGAATGATGATTCCGCAG GATTTCATGAATTGGAATTTTTACATCAGAAAAGAATTATTACGACAGAGCATAGGCAAGAGTGCCATTCTGCAGTGGAAGGAATTTTTGGATCTAGCCCGAGCATGAAGGAGGATTTTATGGTCATTAACTTCTTTGCATTG GAAGGCTGGAGCCTTGCAGAACTTAATCGTGTTCGTTGTGTTGTTGCTGCTCCTTATGTTATTCCATACAG TGCACCTTCATCATTTGAGTGTCACTTCAGAAAAGAGTTTCCCGTTCTTTATGAATATCTGCAACAAGCATCCGCTGACAAG GTTTGCTGGAAAGACGTGATTCACTGGATGTGGCCGCTTTTTGCTGAAAATTCAGGATTATGGAGAAGCGATGATTTAAATCTGAGTGCCTGCCCTCTTACT GACCCAGTAACAGGTCTTCCCACTTGGCATAATTGGCCACCATCTCCACTACTCTT GTATGGGTTTAGCAAGGAAATTGTTGAATGTCCGG ATTATTGGCCATCAAATGTTCGAGTTTGCGGGTTTTGGTTCCTCCCAACTGAATGGCAGTTTTCATGTAAAAAGTGTGGAGAAATTTCAGCACACTATTCTCCTGGGAGTACTAGAACAAAAGAAGAAATATGTGCCGCTCATGTAAAATTAGAATCTTTTTTGAAGTCATCAGTGCTGCCGCCTGTTTTCATAGGGCTAAGTTCTATCGGAAG TATGGGCTTTTTAAAGCACCCGCAAGCATTCCTTTGGGTTATTCAGACTGTAATGGAGATCACAGATTTcaaatttatcctttttacTTCCGGATATGAACCTTTAGATGATGCTGTCAAAGTGATTGCTACCAAAACTTCCTCTGCGGATCAAGGGCTGACGTACAATGAGGAGGGGATCTGTCTCTTTGATGGTCGCCTCTTCTGCTTTCCTGG TTCTCCAAACCAGTATGATACCATACAGTTGGCTATTTCCAAGATGTCTGGCTGCAATACATCATGGGGGCAG CACTATATGCAGGAATCCCTCAG GTAG
- the LOC126660906 gene encoding sterol 3-beta-glucosyltransferase isoform X4, which yields MEKRKAVALFMAFGTKGDVYPIAAIAAAFACDQKQYRVVLITHSAHESLRSHLESGHVTYLPIESPPVLSVYENDDSAGFHELEFLHQKRIITTEHRQECHSAVEGIFGSSPSMKEDFMVINFFALEGWSLAELNRVRCVVAAPYVIPYSAPSSFECHFRKEFPVLYEYLQQASADKVCWKDVIHWMWPLFAENSGLWRSDDLNLSACPLTDPVTGLPTWHNWPPSPLLLYGFSKEIVECPDYWPSNVRVCGFWFLPTEWQFSCKKCGEISAHYSPGSTRTKEEICAAHVKLESFLKSSVLPPVFIGLSSIGSMGFLKHPQAFLWVIQTVMEITDFKFILFTSGYEPLDDAVKVIATKTSSADQGLTYNEEGICLFDGRLFCFPGMIPYSWLFPRCLAAIHHGGSGSTAAALYAGIPQVCGKTRLPSTDTPLDCILNN from the exons ATGGAGAAAAGGAAAGCAGTAGCTTTGTTCATGGCTTTTGGAACCAAAGGAGATGTCTACCCAATTGCC GCCATTGCTGCAGCTTTTGCCTGTGACCAGAAACAATACCGTGTAGTTCTTATAACACATTCAGCTCATGAG AGCTTAAGGTCTCACTTGGAGAGCGGACATGTTACGTATCTTCCTATCGAATCACCACCTGTTCTTTCTGTTTATGAGAATGATGATTCCGCAG GATTTCATGAATTGGAATTTTTACATCAGAAAAGAATTATTACGACAGAGCATAGGCAAGAGTGCCATTCTGCAGTGGAAGGAATTTTTGGATCTAGCCCGAGCATGAAGGAGGATTTTATGGTCATTAACTTCTTTGCATTG GAAGGCTGGAGCCTTGCAGAACTTAATCGTGTTCGTTGTGTTGTTGCTGCTCCTTATGTTATTCCATACAG TGCACCTTCATCATTTGAGTGTCACTTCAGAAAAGAGTTTCCCGTTCTTTATGAATATCTGCAACAAGCATCCGCTGACAAG GTTTGCTGGAAAGACGTGATTCACTGGATGTGGCCGCTTTTTGCTGAAAATTCAGGATTATGGAGAAGCGATGATTTAAATCTGAGTGCCTGCCCTCTTACT GACCCAGTAACAGGTCTTCCCACTTGGCATAATTGGCCACCATCTCCACTACTCTT GTATGGGTTTAGCAAGGAAATTGTTGAATGTCCGG ATTATTGGCCATCAAATGTTCGAGTTTGCGGGTTTTGGTTCCTCCCAACTGAATGGCAGTTTTCATGTAAAAAGTGTGGAGAAATTTCAGCACACTATTCTCCTGGGAGTACTAGAACAAAAGAAGAAATATGTGCCGCTCATGTAAAATTAGAATCTTTTTTGAAGTCATCAGTGCTGCCGCCTGTTTTCATAGGGCTAAGTTCTATCGGAAG TATGGGCTTTTTAAAGCACCCGCAAGCATTCCTTTGGGTTATTCAGACTGTAATGGAGATCACAGATTTcaaatttatcctttttacTTCCGGATATGAACCTTTAGATGATGCTGTCAAAGTGATTGCTACCAAAACTTCCTCTGCGGATCAAGGGCTGACGTACAATGAGGAGGGGATCTGTCTCTTTGATGGTCGCCTCTTCTGCTTTCCTGG TATGATACCATACAGTTGGCTATTTCCAAGATGTCTGGCTGCAATACATCATGGGGGCAG TGGTTCCACTGCTGCAGCACTATATGCAGGAATCCCTCAGGTTTGTGGCAAAACTAGACTTCCCTCGACTGACACACCCCTTGATTGCATCCTTAATAACTAA
- the LOC126662165 gene encoding uncharacterized protein LOC126662165, producing MANCLGVALVFALACCLVDARLNFGEKPKGSEPPPSGQTPPIINSPPPPSFRHIYFGEKPKGGEPPPSGQTPPIINSPPPPSFRHIHFGEKPKGGEPPPSGQAPPIINSPPPPSFRHIHFGEKPKGGEPPPSGQAPPIINSPPPPSFRHIHFGEKPKGGEPPPSGQTPPIINSPPPPSFRHIHFGEKPKGGEPPPSGQAPPIINSPPPPSFRHIHFGEKPKGGEPPPSGQTPPIINSPPPPAFRHIYFGEKPKGGEPPPSGQAPPIINSPPPPSFRHIYFGEKPKGGEPPPSGQAPPIINSPPPPAFRHIYFDEKPKGGEPPPSGQTPPIINSPPPPSFRHISFGELP from the coding sequence atggcaaACTGTTTGGGTGTAGCTTTGGTGTTTGCTTTGGCATGTTGTCTTGTAGATGCTAGGTTAAACTTTGGGGAGAAGCCTAAAGGTAGCGAACCTCCTCCATCGGGACAAACTCCACCTATTATAAATTCTCCGCCACCACCATCATTTCGACACATCTATTTTGGCGAGAAGCCAAAAGGTGGAGAACCTCCTCCATCCGGGCAAACTCCACCTATTATAAATTCACCGCCGCCACCATCATTTCGACACATTCATTTTGGCGAGAAGCCTAAAGGTGGAGAACCTCCTCCATCCGGGCAAGCTCCACCTATTATAAATTCGCCGCCGCCACCATCATTTCGACACATTCATTTTGGCGAGAAGCCTAAAGGTGGAGAACCTCCTCCATCCGGACAAGCTCCACCTATTATAAATTCACCGCCGCCACCATCATTTCGACACATTCATTTTGGCGAGAAGCCTAAAGGTGGAGAACCTCCTCCATCCGGGCAAACTCCACCTATTATAAATTCACCGCCGCCACCATCATTTCGACACATTCATTTTGGCGAGAAGCCTAAAGGTGGAGAACCTCCTCCATCCGGGCAAGCTCCACCTATTATAAATTCACCGCCGCCACCATCATTTCGACACATTCATTTTGGCGAGAAGCCTAAAGGTGGAGAACCTCCTCCATCCGGGCAAACTCCACCTATTATAAATTCACCGCCGCCACCAGCATTTCGACATATTTATTTCGGCGAGAAGCCTAAAGGTGGAGAACCCCCTCCATCCGGGCAAGCTCCACCTATCATAAATTCACCGCCGCCACCATCATTTCGACACATTTATTTTGGCGAGAAGCCTAAAGGTGGAGAACCTCCTCCATCCGGGCAAGCTCCACCAATTATAAACTCACCGCCGCCGCCAGCATTTCGACACATTTACTTTGATGAGAAGCCAAAAGGTGGAGAACCTCCTCCATCCGGACAAACTCCACCTATCATAAATTCACCACCACCGCCATCATTTAGACATATAAGTTTTGGAGAATTGCCTTAA